Proteins encoded in a region of the Strix uralensis isolate ZFMK-TIS-50842 chromosome Z, bStrUra1, whole genome shotgun sequence genome:
- the LOC141938201 gene encoding relaxin-3-like has translation MGAKLRLLCAAAALLCAARPGQPGGGRAAAAVVLPAAEGDGYGVKLCGREFIRAVIFTCGGSRWKRLSLLAMEPAPAADSARTASNKLLGNVKLQSILSPEVEQLQRSSPFLGWQMFKDLYSLNDYNEYVPVADDFKELVHQVEEAVSSPADRGGTGIANPMGSNSYLWARYPRRKRESLGLAGMCCKWGCTKAEISTICRV, from the exons ATGGGGGCCAAGCTGCGGCTCCTCTGCGCCGCGGCAGCGCTGCTctgcgcggcgcggcccgggcagcccggcggcgggcgcgcggcgGCCGCCGTCGTGCTCCCCGCAGCCGAGGGGGACGGCTACGGGGTGAAGCTCTGCGGCCGGGAGTTCATCCGCGCCGTCATCTTCACCTGCGGCGGGTCCCGCTGGAAGCGGCTCTCCCTGCTGGCGATGGAGCCGGCGCCCGCGGCCG ATTCTGCACGAACAGCAAGTAACAAACTACTGGGAAATGTCAAGCTGCAATCAATTTTGAGTCCTGAAgtggagcagctgcagagaagcagTCCGTTTCTTGGATGGCAGATGTTTAAGGACTTGTATAGTTTAAATGACTATAATGAATATGTACCTGTGGCAGATGACTTCAAAGAACTTGTTCATCAGGTAGAGGAAGCTGTCAGCTCTCCTGCTGATAGGGGAGGAACAGGAATTGCAAACCCCATGGGATCAAACAGTTATCTTTGGGCCAGGTATCCCAGAAGAAAACGGGAGTCTCTGGGTTTGGCAGGAATGTGTTGCAAATGGGGCTGTACAAAAGCTGAAATTAGTACTATATGCAGAGTTTAA